The DNA region CTTATTTAAGTAATTTACTATTTTTTAGCCATTAAAATTTAAATTAAAGAAAAATTAGAACGAATTTTCATCGAAGTGAAACTTCAACTGTAAAAAATTTAAAATCAAATAAGCCTATAAAATTTTACAGACTCAAAAAAAGGAGAATTAGAATTCTCCGTCGTAAACTAATTGTGCCGGACCTTCCATGAAAGCTCCAAGTTCATCATCTTTTTCATAGACATTGAACTTCAAGTCTCCACCAGGCAAATGAAGTAATACATCACTATCAAATAAACCTAATTTAAATCCGGAAATAGCTGTAGAAGTTGCTCCAGTACCACATGCAAGTGTTACACCAGCACCTCTCTCCCAAGTAATCATTTTACCTTCGTTTTTAGAAATAACTTCAACAAAGTGAACATTAATTTTTTCAGGGAATACTTCATGAGCTTCAATAGCTGGACCATACTTGTTGATATCGATTTCATCCACATTATCAACAAAGATAATTGCATGAGGATTTCCAACACTAATAGCAGTTGCATTGAAAGTTGTATCTAAAACTTCCAATTCACCGTCCAAGAACTCTTCAGCATCACTAATCATTGGGATTTCAGGAGTTTTGAATGTTGATAATCCCATGTCCACTCTGAATAATACTGGTTCATCATCATCCAAGGTAATTTCAATTGTTTTAATTCCTGCTCTTGTCTCAACAGTCATTTTTTCCTGTTTTAAAATACCTTTTCTGTAGACAAAATCACCAAAGCATCTAATACCGTTTCCACACATTTCAGCTTCGCTTCCATCAGGATTAAACATCCTATAACCGATATCTGCAACGTCAGACGGTTCTACGAATAAAACACCATCTCCACCTACACCGAAGTTTCTGTGGCATAATATTCTACATGCTTCAGGTTTATCTTCTTCAGAGATTACTTTTTCTTTTGATTCATCAATAATTGGAAAATCATTACCGATTCCATGCATTTTTGAAAATTTTAATCCTTTTAAATCCATAATATTACCAGCTTATTCTAAGTGTGGTGGAATGCTTTGTTTTGCATATAAGTCTTCGAAGGTTTCTCTTTCACGTACAACTGAGCATTCACCATCAGTTACTAAGATTTCTGATGCAAGAGGTCTTGAGTTGTAGTTTGAAGACATGGTAAATCCATATGCTCCAGCGTTTAAGATACCTAATACATCTCCTTCTTCTACATCAGGCATTGGTCTGTCACGTGCGAATAAATCTCCTGATTCACAAACGTTACCTGCAATATCAACAGTTTGAGTATCTTCAGCATCCATTTTGCTTGCATTTACAATGTGGTGGTATGATTCATACATTGCAGGTCTTAAGAGAGTGTGGAAACCTGCATCTACACCGATGAATTTTCTGTAACTTTGTTTTAAACTGTTTACAGTTACTAAAAGTACACTAGCATCTCCAACTAAGTATCTTCCGGGTTCGAGATACATTGTAGGATTATTCATATCATATTCTTCTAATTTTTCTTTGAATAAACCGATGTTTACTTCTGCAAACTTGTCTAAGTCTACAATATTTTCTTCAGGAGTATATGGAATAC from Methanobacteriaceae archaeon includes:
- the dapF gene encoding diaminopimelate epimerase translates to MDLKGLKFSKMHGIGNDFPIIDESKEKVISEEDKPEACRILCHRNFGVGGDGVLFVEPSDVADIGYRMFNPDGSEAEMCGNGIRCFGDFVYRKGILKQEKMTVETRAGIKTIEITLDDDEPVLFRVDMGLSTFKTPEIPMISDAEEFLDGELEVLDTTFNATAISVGNPHAIIFVDNVDEIDINKYGPAIEAHEVFPEKINVHFVEVISKNEGKMITWERGAGVTLACGTGATSTAISGFKLGLFDSDVLLHLPGGDLKFNVYEKDDELGAFMEGPAQLVYDGEF